One stretch of Pseudomonadota bacterium DNA includes these proteins:
- a CDS encoding RNA polymerase factor sigma-32, whose amino-acid sequence MAIVEDPDTQAANSRFIRTAMKEPLLSREREFELATLWRIEKDEKALHSLINAYTRLAVSIAGRFRHYGLPLGDLVQEGMIGLMQAAERFDPDREVRFSTYSSWWIRSAIQDFILRNWSIVRTGTTSAQKSLFFNLRRLRARIDGANASLMGDAARQRIADELKVKITDVEGMEVRLGGGDQSLNSVVIEGSDDQLQDLLPDDSLSPEQVVIGLKDSETRSRWLERALSELSERERKIIRERRLVDEGATLEQLGKALGVSKERVRQLEQRALGKLKQYLIGSVPTRQDLFPN is encoded by the coding sequence TAGAAGATCCGGACACTCAAGCGGCTAATTCGCGGTTTATCCGCACTGCCATGAAAGAACCGCTCCTTTCTCGTGAGCGGGAGTTCGAGCTTGCTACGTTGTGGCGTATAGAAAAGGATGAAAAGGCACTACATTCTTTGATAAACGCATACACGCGACTTGCGGTAAGCATTGCCGGACGCTTCAGGCATTACGGTTTGCCTCTCGGCGATCTTGTTCAGGAAGGCATGATTGGTTTGATGCAAGCGGCTGAACGGTTCGATCCCGACAGAGAAGTGCGTTTCTCCACCTATTCATCGTGGTGGATACGTTCCGCAATACAAGATTTTATACTAAGGAATTGGTCGATAGTGAGAACAGGAACCACATCTGCTCAAAAGTCACTGTTCTTCAATCTTCGGCGACTACGAGCCCGAATTGACGGAGCAAACGCAAGCCTAATGGGCGATGCTGCCAGGCAAAGAATTGCGGACGAATTAAAAGTGAAAATAACCGACGTGGAGGGAATGGAGGTCCGTTTAGGTGGTGGTGATCAGTCTTTGAATTCAGTAGTCATAGAGGGTTCCGATGATCAACTACAGGATCTGCTACCCGACGATAGTCTTTCGCCCGAACAAGTGGTTATCGGTCTGAAAGATTCAGAGACAAGGTCCCGTTGGCTTGAACGCGCCCTGAGTGAATTAAGTGAACGAGAGCGTAAAATTATCCGTGAGCGGCGTCTAGTAGATGAAGGAGCTACACTCGAACAGCTTGGTAAAGCACTTGGTGTTAGCAAAGAACGGGTGCGCCAGTTAGAACAGCGCGCGCTTGGAAAATTAAAACAGTATCTGATTGGGTCTGTCCCGACTAGACAAGACCTCTTCCCGAATTGA
- a CDS encoding M48 family metalloprotease yields MNFSLNRRHFCGLVAGASLTSICPNCIATALSPTEEKYLGQQNHPKIIEEYGGVYDDPKVGGYFALIASRLVRATNHRNIGFRFTLLNSPDVNAFALPGGFIYITRGLVALASDESEIAGVLGHEIGHVVARHTSKRIEEAERAKRDAMAVGLLGSVLGTKGLGDAAIGLAQQRLAGFSQEQEHEADVLGVRYMGRAGYNPDGLASFLENLRAHSQLSAVISGRPPSSVDARNMMSSHPRTVERVHRSIRHAKIARGGWQLKYRKQFLENIDGMVFGNNPEHGVLRGRTFIHPKLRYKVRIPNGFDIENSGTELIARGPYSSGIILDFQMNAFQGAMTKYLSNGWARQVQLNDLQKIRINGMDSATGWAEVDSRKGRMILRTVAIRYNRKTIFRFLFICPQRYASQLSASMRDTAYSFRRLSIFETNSIRSFNLKIEQIEETESVGSVSARMALPSHKELWFRVLNNNVRGHNQVMKGQTVKMVV; encoded by the coding sequence ATGAATTTTAGTCTAAATAGGCGCCATTTTTGCGGACTAGTCGCAGGTGCGTCGCTAACTAGCATTTGCCCAAACTGCATCGCCACGGCGCTCTCACCGACTGAGGAGAAATATCTTGGCCAGCAGAACCATCCTAAGATCATTGAAGAATATGGCGGGGTTTATGATGACCCAAAGGTTGGAGGTTACTTTGCTCTTATAGCCTCCAGGCTGGTCCGTGCCACTAATCACAGAAATATAGGATTTCGTTTTACTTTGCTTAATAGTCCGGATGTCAACGCATTTGCCTTACCTGGCGGGTTTATTTACATAACCCGTGGTCTGGTCGCTCTTGCTAGCGACGAATCTGAAATAGCTGGAGTGCTCGGCCATGAGATTGGCCACGTAGTTGCGCGCCACACATCCAAAAGGATTGAAGAGGCCGAGCGAGCTAAACGCGACGCGATGGCTGTCGGCTTACTCGGATCGGTTCTCGGTACAAAAGGACTTGGTGACGCTGCTATCGGCCTAGCGCAGCAACGCCTTGCCGGGTTTTCACAAGAACAGGAGCACGAAGCAGATGTTCTAGGCGTCCGTTATATGGGCAGAGCCGGTTATAACCCAGACGGATTAGCAAGCTTTCTTGAGAACCTGCGTGCCCATAGTCAGTTGAGCGCAGTAATATCAGGCCGGCCGCCAAGCAGCGTCGATGCGCGCAACATGATGTCTAGTCATCCAAGAACAGTGGAGAGGGTACATCGTTCAATTCGACATGCAAAAATCGCACGTGGTGGTTGGCAATTAAAGTACAGAAAACAGTTTTTAGAGAATATCGACGGAATGGTGTTCGGCAATAACCCAGAGCATGGGGTTTTGCGGGGGCGTACCTTCATCCACCCTAAACTTCGTTATAAAGTGCGGATACCCAATGGTTTCGACATAGAGAATTCCGGCACCGAGCTTATCGCCCGAGGTCCATACAGTAGCGGTATCATTCTCGATTTCCAAATGAACGCATTCCAAGGGGCGATGACGAAATACTTGTCTAATGGCTGGGCACGCCAAGTACAGCTAAATGATTTACAGAAAATTCGCATAAATGGAATGGATTCTGCGACAGGCTGGGCCGAAGTGGACTCGAGGAAGGGACGCATGATTCTTCGGACGGTCGCTATACGCTATAACCGAAAAACAATTTTTCGGTTCCTATTTATCTGCCCTCAACGTTATGCCTCCCAGTTATCAGCGAGCATGAGAGACACGGCCTATAGTTTCCGTCGACTAAGCATATTTGAGACGAACTCCATCCGCTCGTTTAACCTAAAAATTGAGCAGATAGAGGAAACAGAAAGCGTAGGATCTGTCAGTGCCAGAATGGCTTTACCGAGCCACAAAGAACTCTGGTTCCGGGTTTTGAATAACAACGTAAGGGGACACAACCAAGTGATGAAGGGGCAGACCGTTAAAATGGTAGTCTAG